One genomic region from Geothermobacter ehrlichii encodes:
- a CDS encoding phosphoglycerate kinase produces the protein MTVFSKLTIDDINPAGKKVFCRVDFNVPLDDQARITDDTRIVAALPTIRRLIDAGARVILASHLGRPKGKPDAKYSLAPVAPHLAELLGRKVVMAPDCIGAEVEAMIGEMKDGDVVLLENLRFHAGETANDDEFCRQLAGLAELYVNDAFGTAHRAHASTAGVTRYLKPAVAGYLMEKEIRYLGQALANPERPFVAVIGGAKVSDKILVIENLLEKVDALLVGGGMAYTFLRARGIDIGKSLVEEDKVELAKELLAKAEARKVDLRLPQDHLMADEFSATARPQISDGAAIADDLMGLDIGPRTQKDYARIIAGARTVVWNGPMGVFEFDAFAEGTLAIARALAESDCLSIIGGGDSVAAVNKTGLQDAMTHISTGGGASLEFLEGRELPGITALTDK, from the coding sequence ATGACCGTGTTCAGCAAGCTGACCATCGACGATATCAACCCCGCCGGAAAAAAGGTCTTCTGCCGTGTCGACTTCAACGTCCCCCTCGACGACCAGGCACGCATCACCGACGACACCCGCATCGTGGCGGCCCTGCCGACCATCCGCAGGTTGATCGACGCCGGTGCCAGAGTCATTCTGGCCTCCCATCTCGGCCGTCCCAAGGGCAAGCCCGATGCCAAATACAGCCTGGCGCCGGTGGCACCGCATCTGGCTGAGCTGCTCGGCCGCAAGGTCGTCATGGCTCCCGACTGCATTGGCGCCGAGGTCGAAGCCATGATCGGCGAGATGAAGGACGGCGATGTGGTTCTGCTGGAAAACCTGCGTTTTCACGCCGGTGAGACAGCCAACGACGACGAATTCTGCCGGCAGCTGGCCGGCCTGGCCGAGCTCTACGTCAATGACGCCTTCGGCACCGCTCACCGCGCCCACGCCTCGACCGCCGGCGTCACCCGCTATCTGAAACCGGCCGTCGCCGGCTACCTGATGGAAAAGGAGATCCGCTATCTGGGACAGGCCCTGGCCAATCCGGAGCGCCCCTTCGTCGCCGTCATCGGCGGCGCCAAGGTCAGTGACAAGATCCTGGTCATCGAGAACCTGCTGGAAAAGGTCGATGCGCTGCTCGTCGGCGGCGGCATGGCCTACACCTTTCTCCGGGCCCGGGGGATCGACATCGGCAAATCGCTGGTCGAGGAAGACAAGGTCGAACTGGCGAAGGAGCTGCTGGCCAAGGCAGAAGCCCGCAAGGTCGACCTCAGGCTGCCGCAGGATCATCTCATGGCCGACGAGTTTTCGGCCACGGCCAGACCGCAAATCAGCGACGGGGCCGCTATCGCTGACGACCTGATGGGCCTCGATATCGGTCCGCGGACGCAAAAGGATTACGCCCGAATCATCGCCGGCGCCAGAACCGTGGTCTGGAACGGCCCCATGGGGGTGTTCGAGTTCGACGCCTTTGCCGAAGGCACCCTGGCCATTGCCCGCGCCCTGGCCGAAAGCGACTGCCTTTCCATCATCGGCGGCGGCGATTCGGTGGCCGCCGTCAACAAGACCGGGCTGCAGGATGCGATGACGCACATATCGACCGGCGGCGGCGCCTCCCTCGAGTTCCTCGAAGGCAGGGAACTGCCCGGCATAACGGCCCTGACCGACAAATAG
- the gap gene encoding type I glyceraldehyde-3-phosphate dehydrogenase gives MPAKVAINGFGRIGRNVLRAALDDDRLEFVAINDLTDPATLAHLLKYDSVHGQLAEDVRVDGDAILVGGRRVRVCSERDPANLPWKELGVDIVIESTGLFTRRADAAKHLEAGAERVVISAPGKEVDATFCFGVNHEDYDPDKHRVVSNASCTTNCLAPVAKVLHENFGIRRGMMTTVHAYTNDQRILDLPHKDLRRARAAALSMIPTTTGAAKAVGLVLPELNGKLTGMAVRVPTPNVSLVDLVVETEKATSAEQVNAAMKEAAEGSLKGVLDYCELPLVSIDLKGTSVSSTFDALSTMVLENNLVKVLAWYDNEWGYSNRVLDLVRHIASR, from the coding sequence ATGCCGGCTAAAGTCGCAATCAACGGATTTGGACGTATCGGACGCAACGTTCTGCGCGCGGCCCTCGACGACGATCGGCTCGAATTCGTCGCCATCAACGACCTGACCGATCCCGCCACCCTCGCCCACCTGCTCAAATACGACTCGGTGCATGGACAGCTGGCCGAGGACGTCCGCGTCGATGGCGATGCCATCCTCGTCGGCGGCCGTCGGGTCCGGGTGTGCAGCGAAAGGGATCCGGCCAACCTTCCCTGGAAGGAACTCGGCGTCGACATCGTCATCGAATCGACCGGCCTCTTCACCAGGAGAGCCGATGCAGCCAAACATCTCGAGGCCGGCGCCGAACGGGTGGTGATCAGCGCTCCCGGCAAGGAGGTCGACGCTACCTTCTGCTTCGGAGTCAACCACGAGGATTACGATCCCGACAAACACAGGGTCGTTTCCAACGCTTCGTGCACCACCAACTGCCTGGCCCCGGTCGCCAAGGTGCTGCACGAGAACTTCGGCATCCGCCGCGGCATGATGACCACCGTGCACGCCTACACCAACGACCAGCGCATTCTCGACCTGCCGCACAAGGATCTGAGACGGGCGCGGGCGGCGGCGCTGTCGATGATTCCGACCACCACCGGAGCCGCCAAGGCGGTCGGCCTGGTTCTGCCCGAACTGAACGGCAAACTGACCGGCATGGCGGTGCGGGTGCCGACCCCCAACGTCTCGCTCGTCGACCTGGTGGTCGAAACCGAAAAGGCGACCAGCGCCGAGCAGGTCAACGCCGCCATGAAAGAGGCCGCCGAAGGTAGCCTGAAGGGGGTTCTCGACTACTGTGAACTGCCGCTGGTGTCCATCGACCTCAAGGGGACCAGCGTTTCATCCACCTTCGACGCCCTGTCGACCATGGTCTTGGAGAACAACCTTGTCAAAGTTCTCGCCTGGTACGATAATGAATGGGGCTATTCGAACCGGGTGCTCGATCTGGTCCGCCATATCGCATCCCGTTAA
- a CDS encoding MBL fold metallo-hydrolase: MRVCLLASGSKGNAIYLEAANTRLLVDAGLSARQLCLRLERIGVRGEELDAILVSHEHMDHCRGLGAMARRCALPVHVHHQTLTALPNPGKIATLREFDTGNPFSIGEVEIHPVPLTHDAVSPVGFVINTPDGAVGVATDLGVSTRLVRSAFQRCRVLVLETNHDEDLLRDGPYPWRLKQRILGKHGHLSNRAGADLLADLVWDGLEAVFLAHLSETNNTPAHARAAVDAVLARQNVCRPKVVMGCQDRISECVAC, from the coding sequence TTGCGGGTCTGCCTTTTGGCCAGCGGCAGCAAGGGAAATGCCATCTATCTGGAAGCCGCGAACACCCGCCTTCTTGTCGATGCCGGCCTGTCGGCGCGTCAGCTCTGCCTGCGCCTCGAGCGGATCGGAGTGCGAGGGGAAGAGCTCGACGCGATTCTGGTCAGCCATGAACACATGGACCATTGCCGGGGCCTGGGGGCCATGGCCCGCCGATGTGCCCTGCCAGTGCATGTTCACCATCAGACCCTGACGGCCCTGCCCAATCCCGGCAAGATCGCGACCCTGCGCGAATTCGATACCGGCAACCCGTTTTCCATCGGGGAGGTCGAGATTCACCCGGTTCCCCTGACGCATGATGCCGTCAGCCCGGTCGGCTTCGTGATCAATACTCCCGACGGCGCCGTCGGCGTCGCCACCGACCTCGGGGTGTCGACCCGGCTGGTCAGGTCGGCCTTTCAGCGCTGCCGGGTGCTGGTACTGGAGACCAATCACGACGAAGATCTGCTGCGCGACGGACCCTATCCCTGGCGACTGAAACAGCGTATTCTGGGTAAGCACGGCCACCTTTCCAACCGGGCCGGCGCCGACCTGCTGGCGGATCTCGTCTGGGACGGGCTGGAGGCCGTCTTTCTGGCCCACCTGAGCGAAACCAACAACACGCCCGCCCACGCCAGGGCGGCGGTCGACGCGGTGCTGGCCAGGCAGAACGTCTGCCGGCCGAAGGTGGTCATGGGCTGCCAGGATCGGATCAGCGAATGTGTTGCCTGCTAG
- the purB gene encoding adenylosuccinate lyase codes for MIPRYTRPEMARIWEPENRFRIWLEIETLACEQMANLGIIPKEAVKVIREKGNFDIERIDAIEAEVKHDVIAFLTSVAEFVGPEARFIHQGMTSSDVLDTCLSVQLVQAADELLADLDMVLDSIRDRAMEHKYTVCMGRSHGIHAEPITFGLKLASWYAEMDRNRTRLRTARETVATGAISGAVGTFANIDPSVEEYVCARMGLKPEPISTQVIPRDRHAEFFCTLAIIASSMERIAVEIRHLQRTEVLEAEEYFSKGQKGSSAMPHKRNPILSENLTGQARYIRSLCLPALENIALWHERDISHSSVERYIGPDATVALDFSLRRLNGLIRNLVVYPDNMLTNLNRMRGLVFSQKILLDLTQAGISRENAYRMVQRNAMKVWEQGADFMTELLADEEVVAALGEEKIRQAFDLDYHLKHVDTIFRRVFGE; via the coding sequence ATGATTCCCCGTTACACGCGACCGGAAATGGCCCGTATCTGGGAGCCGGAAAACCGCTTCCGCATCTGGCTCGAAATCGAGACCCTGGCCTGCGAGCAGATGGCCAACCTCGGCATCATCCCGAAAGAGGCGGTGAAGGTCATCCGGGAGAAGGGCAACTTCGATATCGAGCGCATCGACGCCATCGAAGCCGAGGTCAAGCACGATGTCATCGCCTTTCTCACCTCGGTCGCCGAATTCGTCGGCCCCGAGGCGCGCTTCATCCACCAGGGCATGACCTCGTCCGACGTGCTCGACACCTGCCTGTCGGTACAGCTGGTGCAGGCAGCCGACGAGCTGCTGGCCGATCTCGACATGGTGCTCGACTCGATCCGGGACCGGGCCATGGAGCACAAGTACACGGTCTGCATGGGGCGCTCCCATGGCATTCACGCCGAGCCGATTACTTTCGGCCTCAAGCTGGCGAGCTGGTACGCCGAAATGGATCGCAACCGCACCCGGCTGCGCACCGCCCGCGAAACCGTCGCCACCGGCGCCATTTCCGGGGCGGTCGGCACCTTCGCCAATATCGATCCGAGCGTCGAGGAGTATGTCTGCGCCAGGATGGGACTGAAACCCGAGCCGATCTCGACCCAGGTCATTCCCCGCGACCGTCATGCCGAGTTTTTCTGCACCCTGGCGATCATCGCCTCGTCGATGGAGCGGATCGCCGTCGAGATCCGGCACCTGCAGCGCACCGAGGTGCTCGAGGCCGAGGAATACTTCAGCAAGGGGCAGAAGGGGTCCAGTGCCATGCCGCACAAGCGCAACCCGATCCTGTCGGAAAACCTCACCGGCCAGGCCCGCTACATCCGCAGCCTCTGTTTGCCGGCCCTGGAGAACATCGCCCTGTGGCACGAAAGAGACATCTCCCATTCCTCGGTCGAGCGCTACATCGGCCCCGATGCCACCGTGGCCCTCGACTTTTCCCTGCGCCGGCTCAACGGCCTGATCCGCAATCTGGTGGTCTATCCCGACAACATGCTGACCAATCTCAACCGGATGCGCGGTCTGGTCTTCTCGCAGAAGATTCTGCTCGACCTGACCCAGGCCGGCATCTCGAGGGAAAATGCCTACCGGATGGTGCAGCGCAACGCGATGAAGGTCTGGGAGCAGGGGGCCGACTTCATGACCGAACTGCTGGCCGACGAAGAGGTCGTGGCCGCCCTCGGTGAAGAAAAGATTCGCCAGGCCTTCGATCTCGACTATCATCTGAAACATGTCGACACCATCTTCAGGCGGGTGTTCGGCGAATAA
- a CDS encoding phosphoribosylformylglycinamidine synthase subunit PurS codes for MPWRIVVGLKDGVRDARGERIREELKRHLGISLEAVRTIDVYTVDADLSEEEVLAAARGPLSDPVIQETAVNRPLARDFDVLIEVGFRPGVTDNVGRTAKEAIQYLTGRPFREGEGVYTSTQYLLKGAVDRQLAERIAADFLANGLIQRWDICTAAEFDPERGVPVHVPRVGGTDAEPTVRTIDLAVGDEELLRISREGMLALNLEEMKRIQAYAGDPEVRRQRARFGLEAGLTDVELEALAQTWSEHCKHKIFSARIEYVDEKGQREVIDSLFKTYIVGATRRVRENLGERDFCLSVFKDNAGVIRFNDDWSLCFKVETHNSPSALDPYGGALTGIVGVNRDGAGTGLGARLIFNTDVFCFASPFYDKPLPARLLHPRRIFEGVVEGVEHGGNKSGIPTVNGSIVFDDRFAGKPLVYCGTAGIMPAELNGKPTHEKKAEVGDHIVMVGGRIGKDGIHGATFSSEELHEDSPVTAVQIGDPITQRKMFDFLAVARERGLYHSITDNGAGGLSSSVGEMAEDTGGCELHLDRAPLKYPGLQPWEILISEAQERMTLAVPPEHLQAFLTLAREMDVEATDLGTFTDSGYFHCLYRGRTVACLSMEFLHEGVPQMVLPARWEEKGHSEPQFEPPEDLGQTLVEMLGRLNICSKETVVRRYDHEVQAGTVVKPLTGIANDGPSDAAVFRPLLDSFEGVVVSHGICPRYSDIDTYHMMACAIDEGLRNYVAVGGDIRHVAGLDNFCWCDPVLSDKTPDGAYKAAQLVRANKALYDYCVAFGVPLISGKDSMKNDYQIGDTKISIPPTVLFSVIGRMDDVRKAVTMDVKRPGHLLYLLGITRNELGASEYYDHLGFLGANVPRVDAKAALELYLRVNRAVGEGLLASCHDLSDGGLGVALAEKAFAGGFGLRVDLTAVRVDAPLREDLLLFSESQSRLLVTVAPDKRNAFESLFAGCDCALIGEVTESADLVLSGRNGEILVNKTIHELKEAWQAPLREL; via the coding sequence ATGCCCTGGAGAATAGTCGTCGGCCTCAAGGACGGGGTCAGGGACGCCCGCGGCGAACGGATTCGCGAAGAGCTGAAGCGGCATCTCGGCATTAGCCTCGAGGCGGTGCGAACGATCGACGTCTATACGGTCGACGCCGATCTGAGCGAAGAGGAAGTGCTGGCGGCGGCCCGCGGCCCGCTGAGCGACCCGGTGATCCAGGAGACGGCCGTCAACCGGCCCCTGGCCCGGGATTTCGATGTTCTGATCGAGGTCGGATTCCGGCCCGGCGTCACCGACAATGTCGGCCGGACGGCCAAGGAAGCCATCCAGTACCTGACCGGCCGACCCTTCCGCGAAGGGGAGGGGGTCTATACTTCGACCCAGTACCTGCTCAAGGGCGCGGTCGACCGGCAGCTCGCCGAGCGCATCGCCGCCGATTTTCTCGCCAACGGGCTGATCCAGCGCTGGGACATCTGCACGGCGGCCGAATTCGACCCCGAGCGGGGCGTTCCCGTCCACGTGCCCCGGGTCGGCGGCACCGATGCCGAGCCGACGGTGCGGACCATCGACCTGGCTGTCGGCGACGAGGAGCTGCTGCGCATCAGCCGCGAGGGGATGCTGGCGCTGAACCTCGAGGAGATGAAGCGCATCCAGGCCTACGCCGGCGACCCGGAGGTGCGCCGTCAGCGGGCCCGTTTCGGCTTGGAGGCGGGGCTGACCGATGTCGAGCTCGAGGCGCTGGCCCAGACCTGGAGCGAGCACTGCAAGCACAAGATCTTTTCCGCCCGCATCGAGTATGTCGACGAGAAGGGCCAACGCGAGGTGATCGACTCGCTGTTCAAGACCTACATCGTCGGCGCCACCCGCAGGGTGCGGGAGAACCTCGGCGAGCGGGACTTCTGCCTGTCGGTCTTCAAGGACAACGCCGGCGTCATCCGCTTCAACGACGACTGGAGCCTCTGCTTCAAGGTCGAGACCCACAACTCCCCGTCGGCCCTCGATCCCTACGGCGGCGCCCTGACCGGCATCGTCGGCGTCAACCGCGACGGCGCCGGCACCGGCCTGGGGGCCCGGCTGATCTTCAACACCGATGTCTTCTGCTTCGCCTCGCCGTTCTACGACAAGCCGCTGCCGGCGCGCCTGCTCCATCCGCGGCGGATCTTCGAGGGCGTGGTCGAGGGTGTCGAGCACGGCGGCAACAAGAGCGGCATCCCGACCGTCAACGGCTCCATCGTCTTCGACGATCGCTTCGCCGGCAAGCCCCTGGTCTACTGCGGTACCGCCGGCATCATGCCGGCCGAGCTGAACGGGAAGCCGACGCACGAGAAGAAGGCCGAGGTCGGCGACCACATCGTCATGGTCGGCGGCCGCATCGGCAAGGACGGCATCCACGGCGCCACCTTCTCCTCCGAGGAGCTGCACGAGGACTCGCCGGTGACCGCGGTGCAGATCGGCGATCCCATCACCCAGCGCAAGATGTTCGACTTTCTCGCCGTCGCCCGCGAGCGCGGCCTGTACCATTCGATCACCGACAACGGCGCCGGCGGCCTTTCGTCGTCGGTCGGCGAGATGGCCGAGGACACCGGCGGCTGCGAGCTGCATCTCGACCGGGCGCCGCTCAAATACCCCGGCCTGCAGCCGTGGGAAATTCTCATCTCCGAAGCCCAGGAGCGCATGACCCTGGCGGTGCCGCCGGAGCACCTTCAGGCCTTTCTCACCCTGGCGCGGGAGATGGACGTCGAGGCGACCGACCTCGGCACCTTTACCGATTCAGGCTATTTCCACTGCCTCTACCGGGGACGGACCGTCGCCTGCCTGTCGATGGAATTTCTCCACGAAGGGGTGCCGCAGATGGTTCTGCCCGCCCGCTGGGAAGAGAAGGGTCACAGCGAGCCGCAGTTCGAACCGCCGGAAGATCTCGGCCAAACCCTGGTCGAGATGCTCGGCCGGCTCAACATCTGCTCGAAGGAGACGGTCGTACGCCGCTACGATCACGAAGTGCAGGCCGGCACCGTGGTCAAGCCGCTGACCGGCATCGCCAACGACGGTCCCTCGGACGCCGCCGTCTTCCGGCCGCTGCTCGATTCCTTCGAGGGCGTGGTCGTCTCGCACGGCATCTGTCCCCGTTACAGCGACATCGACACCTACCACATGATGGCCTGCGCCATCGACGAGGGACTGCGCAACTACGTTGCCGTCGGCGGTGATATCCGCCATGTCGCCGGTCTCGACAACTTCTGCTGGTGCGACCCGGTCCTCAGCGACAAGACGCCGGACGGCGCCTACAAGGCGGCCCAGCTGGTGCGGGCCAACAAGGCCCTCTACGACTACTGCGTCGCCTTCGGAGTGCCGCTGATCTCCGGCAAGGACTCGATGAAGAACGACTACCAGATCGGCGACACCAAGATCTCCATTCCGCCGACCGTGCTCTTCTCGGTGATCGGCCGGATGGACGATGTCCGCAAGGCCGTCACCATGGACGTCAAGCGTCCCGGACATCTGCTCTATCTGCTCGGCATCACCCGCAACGAACTGGGCGCCTCCGAATACTACGACCACCTCGGTTTTCTCGGCGCCAACGTGCCCAGGGTCGACGCGAAAGCCGCGCTGGAGCTCTACCTGCGGGTCAACCGGGCCGTCGGCGAGGGGCTGCTGGCCTCCTGCCACGACCTGTCCGACGGCGGGCTGGGCGTCGCCCTGGCCGAAAAGGCCTTCGCCGGCGGTTTCGGGCTGCGCGTCGACCTGACCGCGGTCAGGGTGGATGCGCCGCTGCGGGAGGATCTGCTCCTCTTCTCCGAGTCCCAGAGCCGGCTGCTGGTGACGGTGGCGCCGGACAAACGGAATGCGTTCGAGTCCCTGTTCGCCGGTTGCGACTGCGCCCTGATCGGCGAGGTCACCGAAAGCGCCGATCTGGTGCTGAGCGGCCGCAACGGGGAGATTCTGGTCAACAAGACGATTCACGAGCTGAAAGAGGCCTGGCAGGCGCCTCTGCGGGAGCTGTAA
- a CDS encoding phosphoribosylformylglycinamidine synthase subunit PurQ codes for MAGQVKAVVIAGNGTNCEREVAFACRLAGAEVADIVHIAEFLAGRVRLEDYHFLNLAGGFLDGDDLGSAKAGANRLLHAPVAGGPSMAEQIRRFVEDGKLIMGVCNGFQLMVKMGLLPALDGNLMQQSATLTFNDSGRFEDRWTYLAVDGASPCVYTRGLDGLYLPVRHGEGKFVPASDEVLARIEAEHLAPLRYADEQLRPTMDYPLNPNGSTRAIAGVCDPTGRLFGLMPHPEAYLHRTHHPRWTREEDLPEEGMGLWLYRNAVQFIRENIL; via the coding sequence ATGGCAGGACAGGTCAAGGCCGTCGTCATCGCCGGCAACGGCACCAACTGCGAAAGGGAGGTCGCCTTCGCCTGCAGGCTGGCGGGCGCCGAGGTGGCCGACATCGTTCACATCGCCGAGTTCCTCGCCGGCCGTGTCCGGCTGGAGGACTACCATTTTCTCAATCTCGCCGGCGGTTTCCTCGATGGCGACGATCTCGGCAGCGCCAAGGCCGGCGCCAACCGCCTGCTGCATGCCCCGGTGGCGGGCGGACCGTCGATGGCCGAGCAGATCCGGCGGTTCGTCGAGGACGGCAAGCTGATCATGGGGGTCTGCAACGGCTTCCAGCTGATGGTGAAGATGGGCCTGCTGCCGGCACTCGACGGCAACCTCATGCAGCAGAGTGCGACCCTCACCTTCAACGATTCCGGCCGCTTCGAGGACCGCTGGACGTATCTGGCCGTCGACGGGGCCTCGCCCTGCGTCTACACGCGGGGCCTGGACGGGCTCTATCTGCCGGTCCGCCACGGCGAAGGCAAGTTCGTGCCGGCCAGTGATGAAGTGCTGGCCCGCATCGAGGCCGAACATCTCGCCCCGCTGCGCTACGCCGACGAGCAGCTGCGGCCGACCATGGACTATCCCCTCAATCCGAACGGCTCGACCAGGGCCATCGCCGGCGTCTGCGACCCGACCGGACGGCTTTTCGGCCTGATGCCGCATCCCGAGGCCTACCTGCACCGCACCCACCATCCCCGCTGGACCCGGGAGGAGGACCTGCCGGAAGAGGGGATGGGCCTGTGGCTGTACCGGAACGCGGTGCAGTTCATCAGGGAGAATATCCTTTAA
- the purF gene encoding amidophosphoribosyltransferase, translated as MDDRFHDECGVFGIFGHPEAANLTYLGLYALQHRGQESCGIVASDGNYLTSYRKMGLVADVFRDPKVFDRLPGSSAIGHVRYSTAGGSDVKNIQPIMVDYHRGSIAVAHNGNLVNAQEIRNQLELDGSIFSTTADTEVIIHRIAKAKADTLADRVVEALYGIKGAYCLVFLTETRLVAVRDPNGFRPLVLGKLDGAYVVASETCAFDLIEAQFIREIEPGEMVVIDKNGLTSYHPFDKVDPTPCIFEHIYFARPDSIVFGQSVYEVRKEFGRVLARENPVEADIVIPIPDSGVPAAIGYSEESGLPFQLGLIRNHYVGRTFIEPAQSIRHFGVKIKLNAVRDVIKGKRVVVVDDSIVRGTTARKLIKMIRQAGAKEIHVRISSPPTTFPCYYGIDTPTRKELIASSHSIEEINRYITSDTLGYLSFEGMRKAAGVADGSAGHYCDACFTGNYPVKFPRLKSDSQLGLF; from the coding sequence ATGGACGACAGATTTCATGACGAGTGCGGGGTGTTCGGCATTTTCGGCCATCCCGAAGCCGCCAACCTGACCTATCTCGGGCTCTACGCCCTGCAGCACCGTGGACAGGAAAGCTGCGGCATAGTCGCCTCCGACGGCAATTATCTGACCAGTTACCGCAAGATGGGCCTGGTCGCCGACGTCTTTCGCGATCCGAAGGTTTTCGACCGGCTGCCGGGCAGCAGCGCCATCGGCCACGTCCGCTACTCCACCGCCGGCGGCAGCGACGTCAAGAACATCCAGCCGATCATGGTCGACTATCATCGCGGCAGCATCGCCGTCGCCCACAACGGCAACCTGGTCAACGCCCAGGAGATCCGCAACCAGCTCGAACTGGACGGCTCCATCTTCTCCACCACCGCCGACACCGAGGTCATCATCCACCGCATCGCCAAGGCCAAGGCCGACACCCTGGCCGACCGGGTGGTCGAGGCGCTGTACGGCATCAAGGGCGCCTACTGCCTGGTCTTTCTCACCGAAACCCGGCTGGTGGCGGTGCGTGACCCCAACGGCTTCCGGCCGCTGGTGCTCGGCAAGCTGGACGGTGCCTATGTCGTCGCTTCCGAAACCTGCGCCTTTGACCTGATCGAGGCGCAGTTCATCCGCGAAATCGAACCGGGCGAGATGGTCGTCATCGACAAGAACGGCCTGACCAGCTATCACCCCTTCGACAAGGTGGACCCGACACCCTGCATTTTTGAGCACATCTACTTCGCCCGGCCCGACAGCATCGTCTTCGGCCAGTCGGTGTACGAAGTGCGCAAGGAATTCGGCCGCGTGCTGGCGCGGGAAAATCCGGTCGAGGCCGACATCGTCATCCCGATTCCCGATTCGGGCGTACCGGCGGCCATCGGCTACAGCGAGGAATCGGGCCTGCCGTTCCAGCTTGGCCTGATCCGCAACCACTATGTCGGCCGCACCTTCATCGAGCCGGCCCAGTCGATCCGCCATTTCGGGGTCAAGATCAAGCTCAACGCCGTGCGTGACGTCATCAAGGGCAAACGGGTGGTTGTGGTCGACGATTCGATCGTCCGCGGCACCACCGCCCGCAAGCTGATCAAGATGATCCGCCAGGCGGGAGCGAAGGAGATCCATGTCCGCATCTCCAGTCCGCCGACGACCTTTCCCTGCTACTACGGCATCGACACGCCGACGCGCAAGGAGCTGATCGCCTCGTCGCATTCGATCGAGGAGATCAACCGCTACATCACCTCCGACACCCTCGGCTACCTGAGCTTCGAGGGGATGCGCAAGGCCGCCGGCGTGGCGGACGGCTCGGCGGGTCATTACTGCGACGCCTGCTTCACCGGCAACTACCCGGTCAAGTTTCCGCGGCTGAAGTCGGACAGCCAGCTGGGACTGTTTTAG
- the pyrE gene encoding orotate phosphoribosyltransferase — protein MTEAERKELMEIIRELSYEEREVTLASGRKSNFYFDSKQTTLHAKGGLLVGKAFWAKVKEFGQVDGVGGLTLGADPIATATSITAALEGVSVHAFIIRKEPKGHGTGQWLEGRKNLPPGSKVVIVEDVTTTGGSSMKAVERAREEGLEVLGIVTLVDRQEGAQENIEAAGMVLKPVFTRSEIVG, from the coding sequence ATGACGGAAGCCGAACGCAAGGAACTGATGGAGATCATCCGCGAGCTGTCCTACGAGGAGCGGGAGGTAACCCTGGCCTCGGGGCGCAAGAGCAACTTCTACTTCGACAGCAAGCAGACCACCCTGCACGCGAAAGGCGGGCTGCTGGTCGGCAAGGCCTTCTGGGCGAAGGTCAAGGAATTCGGCCAGGTCGACGGCGTCGGCGGCCTGACCCTCGGCGCCGATCCGATCGCCACCGCCACCTCGATCACCGCCGCTCTCGAGGGGGTCAGCGTGCACGCCTTCATCATCCGCAAGGAGCCGAAGGGGCACGGCACCGGCCAGTGGCTGGAGGGGCGCAAGAACCTGCCGCCCGGCTCAAAAGTGGTGATCGTCGAGGACGTCACCACCACCGGCGGCTCGTCGATGAAGGCGGTCGAGCGGGCCCGCGAAGAAGGGCTCGAGGTGCTGGGCATCGTCACCCTGGTCGACCGCCAGGAAGGCGCGCAGGAGAACATCGAAGCCGCCGGCATGGTGCTGAAGCCGGT